A segment of the Corylus avellana chromosome ca2, CavTom2PMs-1.0 genome:
aataaagacCATATTTTCTTCACTACAGACGGAGAATGGGTTTAACATTCCTCCAAGAAAACTGAATATCGTGTGGGGCAATGAATCCCGCTACTGGCGCTTACCATCTGACTCGTAagtttcaattaattttatttatttatttattcttaatgctatatattaaaaaccttttttaatttttttttctttttgtaggaCTCCGTATGTGGAATTGATACAGGTCTCATGGCTGGAGGTCACCGGTTCAATCGACTTATCGGCCGGAGAGCAGTATGAAGTAACGTTCAAGGTATCCCTGGCATCGGACGCGTTTGGGTGGAATGGGTGTCCGGTTTACGTGATGGCCAAGTTTGGGAAAAAGGGAAAGTACACGTGGAAAAGAGCAACCTTGGACAAAGGCACAACAACAGCCGGAGAAGTTTTCTCAATTCCTGACCCGTCGCTTAAGATAACAGCTTCAGGTGCCTCCAATGAAACCACTACTCTCTACTTCGGTTTGTACGAAGTGTGGAGCGGGAAATGGAAGGGAGGTCTCAGAATCCACGAGGCACTCGTCAAGAAACTACCCAAGACGACCAGTACCagtacttaattaattaattattatactACTTTGTGTGAGTTAAATAAAGTGGTTGTTGggcttatatataataacccCAATTGATCTCaaacattaatatattatatatatttataagaaTGTATCTTTGAGAAAATatgtcttgaaaaaaaaaaaaaaacagtttatGGACTTTTGGAAGGAGATCTATTGACTTTTACCTAGATACTTTATTGTCTTATAAGTGCATGTAGACAAATGATGAGATGATCTAAGCACATTATATTGATTGTTTATgctattaattgttttttatttttcttttcttggactacttgttcatttttttttttttttttttaaaaaaaaaacagaacaaaataaaGAACCGGCTAGTTGTTAAAGGTGGTGGTTTGGGCTTTAATGCCAAAAAGATTTCGAGTCCCTTGATTGCGAGCTTCATACAATCGTGCTAGCCTGACTGCTTCCATCACCATAGCGGGTCTTGGCGCTTGTACCTCCATTCTCAGGTTCACCTTAGCCCACTCACAAAACACCCCAATTGATATGGGATGGACTGTTAGGATTATGCCCATAACCCCagtgaattttaaatttatgaaGACATTCATGTTTAGATATGAATACATTGTTTATTCATTATATCATCCATGAGCTatgacatatattatattttacatgAGTATTACATAAATGTATAAATGTTCATCTTATATGTAAAATGGTCATAGGATAACATTGAATATGAATAAGGAGTGTGAGTAACAttgttatcacacaaggtcttcGTCCATACATCCTTGTATCCTTAAAGGTTTAAAAGTTCACAATTAGTAAATGAAAATGAGCATTCAATTTTGTTAGATtatttgtaacaccccagtcccatattgggaagatgagaagaagcccacatagagtgggtagtttataaagatagtcatgggtactaagtcccacattgcctagttactaggtgaaactgagttttataatgaattatagggaagcttaaaattgactagtcattttggggtaatagcccagacgtggctagcgcttttccctgggtcgttacaattaatacctgtttgcataaattcctcatatgtgtgtgcctaatcaacatatgcatgtggtacggactagttagttaaatcaatttggatgaccgagtcctcgatttaacataagtaacaaaagaaattcacaccgggttcttgggttaatcaacatgggaaaccgggagtatatgtcatgccctaggcctcatgtgtttgtcgctttccatagaacatatgccttcctaaggaacaacttagtataaatcatacTAAATCCCTTaagaatgaaaagagttagagtatacaccatgcctaacttgttgcttagggaaatctatagccttagaagtatacgccatgccctaagactgacaaacattagatatgtataacttgatcaaagcatgacatattgttatattagctaaatataattagtggtgaatatcaaagccctaccctttattttcatcacttcaacaatcaatctttgttttgcttttgcttaaggaatctatttttaaacataaattcagcaatcctcgtgggaatgatcctgtacttgcaccatatactactatgttgaccttatgcacttgcaagtaaaacgtacaattattcacatattaatttag
Coding sequences within it:
- the LOC132172486 gene encoding protein PHLOEM PROTEIN 2-LIKE A9-like; the protein is MATKPHYDADPSINVPETENGFNIPPRKLNIVWGNESRYWRLPSDSTPYVELIQVSWLEVTGSIDLSAGEQYEVTFKVSLASDAFGWNGCPVYVMAKFGKKGKYTWKRATLDKGTTTAGEVFSIPDPSLKITASGASNETTTLYFGLYEVWSGKWKGGLRIHEALVKKLPKTTSTST